The Trichosurus vulpecula isolate mTriVul1 chromosome 3, mTriVul1.pri, whole genome shotgun sequence genome includes a window with the following:
- the FAXDC2 gene encoding fatty acid hydroxylase domain-containing protein 2 isoform X2 — translation MKGKVRDPLPSERPKQEGHIWGSMKRTAFILGSGLLLSVAFWNSVTWHLQKFWGASGYFWQAQWEKILSTFAGKEWILFFLGIVLIPTILFWSFNALFLVVDTTGKPHFISRYRIQDGKNDPVDPIKLRQTLVIVLCNQYIISFPMLGLFYTFLKWREDPCRPELPTFHWFLLELSVFILIEEVMFYYSHRLLHHPMFYKRFHKKHHEWTAPIGVVSLYAHPVEHVVSNMLPAMVGPMVMGSHLSSITMWFSLALIITTISHCGYHLPFLPSPEFHDYHHLRFNQCYGVLGVLDHLHGTDTTFKQTKAYERHVLLLNLTPLSESIPDPPKKIE, via the exons GAGGGGCATATCTGGGGCTCTATGAAGAGGACTGCCTTCATTCTAGGCTCTGGTCTGCTTTTGTCtgtggctttttggaactctgtCACCTG GCATCTGCAGAAATTTTGGGGTGCCTCAGGCTACTTCTGGCAAGCCCAGTGGGAGAAGATACTTTCTACTTTTGCAGGAAAGGAGTGGATCCTCTTCTTTCTAG GTATAGTTCTTATTCCTACCATATTATTTTGGAGTTTTAATGCCCTTTTTCTGGTGGTGGACACAACTGGGAAGCCACATTTTATCTCCCGCTACCGAATTCAAGATGGCAAGAATGATCCT GTAGACCCCATAAAACTCCGCCAGACCCTTGTTATCGTCCTCTGCAACCAGTACATCATCTCCTTCCCCATGCTGGGGCTCTTCTATACCTTCCTCAAGTGGCGAGAAGATCCCTGCCGCCCTGAGCTGCCCACCTTTCACTGGTTCCTCTTGGAGCTGTCTGTCTTCATACTGATAGAAGAAGTCATGTTCTACTATTCACACCG GCTTCTTCATCACCCCATGTTCTATAAGCGATTCCATAAGAAACATCATGAGTGGACGGCCCCCATCGGTGTGGTCTCTCTCTATGCTCACCCTGTAGAGCATGTG gtctccAACATGCTGCCAGCCATGGTGGGTCCCATGGTAATGGGCTCTCACCTGTCTTCCATCACCATGTGGTTTTCCTTGGctctcatcatcaccaccatttctCACTGTGGTTACCACCTGCCTTTTCTGCCTTCACCGGAATTCCATGACTACCATCACCTCAG ATTCAACCAGTGCTATGGAGTGCTGGGGGTACTTGACCATCTTCATGGGACTGATACCACATTCAAGCAAACGAAGGCCTATGAAAGACATGTGCTGCTGCTGAACCTTACTCCTCTCTCTGAGAGCATCCCCGACCCACCCAAGAAGATAGA ataa
- the FAXDC2 gene encoding fatty acid hydroxylase domain-containing protein 2 isoform X1 — MKGKVRDPLPSERPKQEGHIWGSMKRTAFILGSGLLLSVAFWNSVTWHLQKFWGASGYFWQAQWEKILSTFAGKEWILFFLGIVLIPTILFWSFNALFLVVDTTGKPHFISRYRIQDGKNDPVDPIKLRQTLVIVLCNQYIISFPMLGLFYTFLKWREDPCRPELPTFHWFLLELSVFILIEEVMFYYSHRLLHHPMFYKRFHKKHHEWTAPIGVVSLYAHPVEHVVSNMLPAMVGPMVMGSHLSSITMWFSLALIITTISHCGYHLPFLPSPEFHDYHHLRFNQCYGVLGVLDHLHGTDTTFKQTKAYERHVLLLNLTPLSESIPDPPKKIE, encoded by the exons GAGGGGCATATCTGGGGCTCTATGAAGAGGACTGCCTTCATTCTAGGCTCTGGTCTGCTTTTGTCtgtggctttttggaactctgtCACCTG GCATCTGCAGAAATTTTGGGGTGCCTCAGGCTACTTCTGGCAAGCCCAGTGGGAGAAGATACTTTCTACTTTTGCAGGAAAGGAGTGGATCCTCTTCTTTCTAG GTATAGTTCTTATTCCTACCATATTATTTTGGAGTTTTAATGCCCTTTTTCTGGTGGTGGACACAACTGGGAAGCCACATTTTATCTCCCGCTACCGAATTCAAGATGGCAAGAATGATCCT GTAGACCCCATAAAACTCCGCCAGACCCTTGTTATCGTCCTCTGCAACCAGTACATCATCTCCTTCCCCATGCTGGGGCTCTTCTATACCTTCCTCAAGTGGCGAGAAGATCCCTGCCGCCCTGAGCTGCCCACCTTTCACTGGTTCCTCTTGGAGCTGTCTGTCTTCATACTGATAGAAGAAGTCATGTTCTACTATTCACACCG GCTTCTTCATCACCCCATGTTCTATAAGCGATTCCATAAGAAACATCATGAGTGGACGGCCCCCATCGGTGTGGTCTCTCTCTATGCTCACCCTGTAGAGCATGTG gtctccAACATGCTGCCAGCCATGGTGGGTCCCATGGTAATGGGCTCTCACCTGTCTTCCATCACCATGTGGTTTTCCTTGGctctcatcatcaccaccatttctCACTGTGGTTACCACCTGCCTTTTCTGCCTTCACCGGAATTCCATGACTACCATCACCTCAG ATTCAACCAGTGCTATGGAGTGCTGGGGGTACTTGACCATCTTCATGGGACTGATACCACATTCAAGCAAACGAAGGCCTATGAAAGACATGTGCTGCTGCTGAACCTTACTCCTCTCTCTGAGAGCATCCCCGACCCACCCAAGAAGATAGAGTGA